The DNA segment CAGGCAGTAAGTGGGAAGGTTGGGTTTGTAAAACTTGGTGTCGGCTAACACATCACCTAATTTTTTTAAAAGCCAAAGGCTGCCGATTCGTCTTTGGGGTATTCTCTTCGAAGCGCTGCGATCTGTAGATAAATGGATCCGTTAGGACAATGTTGTAGTCTTGATGGGAGCCGGCCGTTGCTTTGGAACAATAGCGACTTAATGCATTTTTTTGCTGGTAATTACCGGCTAAGCATTCATTTGGTTTAACCTGTTCCACAGTTCGACGATTATCATATGAGATGCATCGTCGGGATCAACAAATCCGCAAGCGGCCAGCAAAGGGTTGCCAGGTTCATACAATCCAAAAGCATTGCGGATCGACAAGCCAAGCGTAAAGTGCAAATCTATCAGATCGCCTTGCTGCATGCCGGCGATTGCCAGTCGATCTTCGTATGTTAGAATCAATAAAAGACGATCAACGGCTTCATCTATGGTTGCGGGTGGCTTTAGGATGGCTAGATTTTCTGTTGACCAATTTTTGTACAATTTAAGAATTCCTGATGTGCAGCGATAACTTACAGGTGGCTGTCACTGCTTTGTCACAAAGTTATCCACAAGAAGTGGGGATAACATGCGCGTTTGGGTAGAATATTGAATACCATGAGAAATCTTTCGCCTGACATCCTTGACCTGATAAGCACTGATAATTTTGTCATTGCTATACCTACATTTGATGCACTAGTGTCGTTAACCAAAAATGAAAATTTTAAGCTATGGTTAACCAAAAAACCGACTATCCAGATCGTCATTATTGATGTTGTCCAGATGTTTTTGGTGCAAATAAAATTGAATCCTGCTGAATTACAAATAATCGACGATTTTCTGGCAAACTTTGCTGATCGGATTGTGTTTCAAAAAACTGAGTACGGCATGCTTATCGAAACGGCGGTGGATGATCCTGATTTTGAGTTTCCGCCGGAAACGTGGGATTTGTCAATTATTAGTTATTGTAAGTTCGTGACCGGCAATCCCTTTGAAAAGCCAGTTCTAGGACTAATTGAAGACGAATGGTTTGTGATGCATGCCGGTATCGATATCGATGCGCTCAGGCTTATTCCAGTTAGTAATTTTTTAGCAGAACTGGGTAATATTGCTGTGTTTGGGAAGCAAGATCAAAGCACGTATCAGAGGTAATATTTCGAAAAATTTTTATGATCTAGAGATTTGAAGAATTCTAATATAGCTGTTGAATTTAGGTCCTCGCAGTTTTTCAAGGTCGCTTCTGCATAAGACTTTCGATACTTGCTAAAATCAATTCGGAGTTCAGGCTCAGAATTGCATCTATTCAGATAGTTTCTTACTAGATTTTCTGAATATAGCTCTCGTAGTCGATTAATTGCTTTTTGCGCTAGAGGTACAAGAGCATCTGGTATAAAAATAATATTCTCATCGGCATTCATTCGAATTTTTGAAGGTTTATAACGCCAGCAATAATGCCGTGTACCATCATGCATAGTTCGCCAAATTTCGACGGTTTCGGGAGTGATGCTCAGCATTTCATTCTTACGCAGCGATGGCGCACAATGAAGCATAATGATTAAGCAATCTCTATAAGCCTTTAACTTGTCAACGGGTTCTTTGCTTATTAATGCATCTAAGTCTATCGTCATAAAATTTTCTCCTAGAAAGCGCTCAAAATTAAGCCGAAACAGGTTTGATTCTAGAGCAGGCAAGACGGCAATGCAACATGAAAACTTTTGTAAGCTATTGATTTGTGAAAACATTTATATGAAATCACATGCGAAGCTGAGCTTTCATGTTCGATGCATCAAGAAGTTACGAGCGTGCATCGATCGATAGGAAATATCATCTTGTTTGTATGCGGTTGTAATGGTAGGTAGGAGCTCTCGGTATTTGGCGCAGGCGCCAGGCAAATTGCTATCTGGAAGAGCGAGAAAAACCGCAGGATTGCGATCTTGGCTTTGTGTCCCACATTACTGTAAGGTTTGATTTTCCTTGTAATCGCTAATGGTAGAACCTGGCATCGGGTTACTTAAACGCCCTAATTTTTCTTCAACGCCAACGCTACCGATCCGTCCTTGGGGCGTTCACTTTGAAATGCTGCGGTCTGTAGAAGAATGAATCCGTTAAAACAATGCGCTAGATCCTTGATGGATAGAACAGAACCAGTTCAATCAAGATTTTTAAACATCAAAAACTTAACCCTAACAAGCCTTAATCGCTGTTAAGCGATAAATTTTTATCGCTTATGGCCGGCAATCCATAAGCAATAGGCTATACGAATAAATCAACGCTGACTTAAAAGCTCAACAAGTAAGTTCGCATGTTTTTCAAGTTCGTCATCGGGTAAAGTGAATAATGGTAAATCTGCCTCACCCATGGCAACCAACAGTTCCGCATAGTCACGTAAGCCGAGCTTTTCAATGGCTTGTTCTTTGGTTATCAGGCCTTGCGAAAATAAGACTAAAGAATTTTGCTGCATATGATCACCTAAACCAGTCATTCCGTGCTTTGCAACCACTCCAAAGCACGTTGTTTATCGCCGTATACAAAATGCCGCACTTGAGCATGAACAAAATGACCTACAATGCTGGGCATAATTGTCAGAAACCCACTGTCTGTTACCGCCGCGATTTTGGCAACATGTTGGTGATGGTCTTTGACGAATTTCATGTGCGCTAATAATGCGGCAAAATCTGACCAGCCTGGAAATTTTTCAGTATAGATAAGCAGGCCATGCAGTTCACCTTGAGTCTCGATAAATGGATCAACGATTTCGGCTAAAGTCTCGAAATCCGATTGTTGAAGAGGGCCTTCGGGTGTAATGATTAGGATACCCCGATCGCGCAGCAGTTCTGAATGAATCATGGTGTGTCTCCAGTATTGTGCAAATCAATAGATTTGTACGCCGCAGAAAGGTAGTTGTAAATAGAATTGGCCGCTGTCAACAATAGGTTACAAGGTTCATGTGAGCCATTCGTCATATCAGTTCAGCCTTGACGTGTTTTGTCTCCATTATTTAGCATGCCGTTCGGGATTCAATATCTCAACTTAGCAATAACAGCATTGGCATGGATTGGGCAGGCTATTGTGAGTTCCGATTCTGCGGTTGTTGCGCGGGGTGGGAATCGGGGGAAGAAATAGATTGGTAACTAGGCCTTGGGTAAATAACCAGCTAGGGATTTTCAAATGCTGAAAATTTTGAAACGTTTTTAATGCATTCCAGGGTATTGTTAGGTATTGTTTCTGCCAGTTGAAAACCATCAATCCTTCTTGGCTCTATTGTTGACCCAGATGATGAGAACTGCTACCTCGACTCG comes from the Methylomonas sp. LL1 genome and includes:
- a CDS encoding DUF6794 domain-containing protein, which translates into the protein MYKNWSTENLAILKPPATIDEAVDRLLLILTYEDRLAIAGMQQGDLIDLHFTLGLSIRNAFGLYEPGNPLLAACGFVDPDDASHMIIVELWNRLNQMNA
- a CDS encoding STAS/SEC14 domain-containing protein; this translates as MIHSELLRDRGILIITPEGPLQQSDFETLAEIVDPFIETQGELHGLLIYTEKFPGWSDFAALLAHMKFVKDHHQHVAKIAAVTDSGFLTIMPSIVGHFVHAQVRHFVYGDKQRALEWLQSTE